From the genome of Capsicum annuum cultivar UCD-10X-F1 unplaced genomic scaffold, UCD10Xv1.1 ctg80523, whole genome shotgun sequence, one region includes:
- the LOC124895190 gene encoding protein NODULATION SIGNALING PATHWAY 2-like: protein YKKKKNFFFPSKKASRRCNQSFFHNSWCSTFHQTEFCGIQSDYENGKHGITYPSLNSKYQDSSRISFLDFTSQSFSDFTSLFSDDNVLTDLPMDDSEFNDVCRWLNDNESVGYGNMNNISSKMKRDGDLWSPDLSGVSCELLPLTNSTTSLILPGNIREMDIQMSLHHLLADYGEAMENGHKELAEVIIRSIKGKINPLGESLEHVASKLFQEIEDQGSYLRQESGKIIDTAFKVFYQVFPLGKFSHFTANSAIIEVVPDDAQTVHIVDFDMGEWIQWPPIIEAIGQRRKALRCTSIKKTEEQSTSDQWRFEETKRRLLDYTNLFGLRLQVEEMTIEELASELRRMKKRGKESEWLVFNCMFKLPHMGKRMCRIDALEFLKLATELLLAKYSTHKGLVTFSDGEATDISHNPNYTYSAFFNKNLMYYQSILESLEFCFPAYLAQTRLAMQSLFLAPQVFSFTWIKIWEEKRSVSYSCQEIGLQVKRVSKENLLQARELVNERGTPFRVSIEEERKHEMVLEWKGTSLVRVSI, encoded by the coding sequence tacaaaaaaaagaaaaatttcttcTTTCCCAGTAAGAAAGCATCAAGAAGATGCAATCAGAGCTTTTTTCACAACTCATGGTGTTCAACTTTCCATCAAACTGAATTTTGTGGCATCCAAAGTGATTATGAAAATGGAAAACATGGTATAACTTATCCTTCACTCAACTCCAAGTATCAAGATTCCTCTAGGATTTCCTTCTTAGATTTCACATCCCAATCTTTTTCAGATTTCACATCCCTTTTTTCAGATGATAATGTTCTTACTGATCTTCCTATGGATGACTCGGAGTTCAATGATGTCTGTCGATGGTTGAATGATAATGAAAGTGTAGGATATGGAAATATGAACAACATCTCTTCTAAAATGAAAAGAGATGGAGATTTATGGAGTCCTGATCTTTCAGGAGTATCTTGTGAGCTCTTGCCATTAACAAATAGTACTACTTCACTTATACTTCCAGGAAATATTAGAGAAATGGATATCCAAATGAGCCTTCATCATTTATTGGCAGATTATGGAGAGGCCATGGAGAATGGTCACAAGGAACTAGCAGAAGTGATCATAAGAAGcataaagggaaaaataaatcCTTTAGGTGAATCGCTGGAACATGTTGCTTCTAAATTATTCCAAGAAATAGAGGATCAAGGAAGTTACTTGAGACAAGAATCAGGTAAAATTATTGACACAGCATTCAAGGTCTTCTACCAAGTTTTCCCATTAGGGAAATTTTCTCATTTTACTGCTAACTCAGCAATTATAGAAGTCGTGCCTGATGATGCACAAACCGTTCACATAGTGGATTTTGACATGGGGGAATGGATTCAATGGCCTCCAATTATTGAAGCCATTGGGCAAAGAAGAAAGGCTTTGAGATGCACATCCATAAAGAAAACTGAGGAACAATCAACCAGTGATCAGTGGAGATTTGAGGAGACAAAAAGAAGACTTCTCGATTATACAAATCTTTTTGGCCTAAGATTACAAGTTGAGGAGATGACAATTGAAGAATTGGCAAGTGAATTGAGAAGAATGAAGAAAAGGGGTAAAGAGAGTGAATGGCTGGTTTTCAACTGTATGTTTAAACTCCCACACATGGGGAAAAGAATGTGCAGAATCGATGCACTGGAGTTTCTAAAACTAGCTACAGAATTGTTATTAGCCAAGTATTCAACTCACAAAGGACTTGTCACTTTTAGTGATGGGGAAGCAACGGACATAAGTCACAACCCTAATTATACTTATTCTGCATTCTTTAACAAGAATTTGATGTATTACCAATCGATTTTAGAATCACTGGAGTTTTGTTTTCCAGCTTATCTTGCACAAACAAGACTTGCCATGCAGTCCCTTTTCCTAGCACCTCAAGTCTTCTCATTTACTTGGATAAAAATCTGGGAAGAGAAGAGAAGTGTATCCTATTCTTGTCAAGAAATTGGGTTGCAGGTTAAGAGAGTAAGCAAAGAAAATCTATTACAAGCCAGAGAACTAGTGAATGAAAGAGGAACTCCATTTAGGGTGAGTATTGAAGAAGAACGGAAGCATGAGATGGTCTTGGAATGGAAAGGGACATCATTGGTGAGAGTTTCAATTTAG